The proteins below are encoded in one region of Tomitella fengzijianii:
- a CDS encoding Rieske 2Fe-2S domain-containing protein — MTLSADGSASARMIDKEAPPERFARGWHCLGLAQDYRDGKPHSVEAFGGKLVVWQDTEGKLNVLDSYCRHMGGDLSQGTIKGDEVACPFHDWRWGGDGKCKQIPYAKRVPMRARTQAWPTMEQDELLFVWNDPEGGKPEEYIPVIRTGDDEWTEWQWKTIIIDTNCREIVDNVVDFAHFFYIHFSLPTYFKNVFEGVTATQYMNGEGREDMLPPGVDRAKVSQGNSSVASYYGPSFMVDELCYHYTGYDVETKLINCHYPVTPDKFVLQYGATVRKTPDIPEGQAEAITASNVGFITKGFEQDVAIWRSKARINNPLLCEEDGPIYQLRRWYEQFYVDRADVTADMTDRFEFEMDPTKANEAWRAQIAENLAKREAESAH, encoded by the coding sequence ATGACGCTCTCAGCAGACGGTTCGGCAAGTGCGCGCATGATCGACAAGGAGGCGCCGCCGGAGCGGTTCGCCCGCGGCTGGCACTGCCTGGGCCTGGCCCAGGACTACCGCGACGGCAAACCCCACTCCGTCGAGGCGTTCGGCGGCAAGCTCGTCGTATGGCAGGACACGGAGGGGAAGCTCAACGTCCTCGACTCGTACTGCCGGCACATGGGTGGGGACCTGTCGCAAGGCACCATCAAGGGTGACGAGGTCGCCTGCCCGTTCCACGACTGGCGCTGGGGCGGCGACGGCAAGTGCAAGCAGATCCCCTATGCCAAGCGTGTGCCCATGCGCGCCCGCACCCAGGCCTGGCCCACCATGGAGCAGGACGAGCTGCTCTTCGTGTGGAACGACCCGGAGGGCGGCAAGCCGGAGGAGTACATCCCCGTCATCCGCACCGGCGACGACGAGTGGACCGAGTGGCAGTGGAAGACGATCATCATCGACACCAACTGCCGCGAGATCGTCGACAACGTCGTCGATTTCGCCCACTTCTTCTACATCCACTTCTCACTGCCCACGTACTTCAAGAACGTCTTCGAGGGCGTCACCGCCACGCAGTACATGAACGGCGAGGGCCGCGAGGACATGCTGCCGCCGGGCGTGGACCGCGCCAAGGTGTCCCAGGGAAATTCTTCGGTGGCCTCCTACTACGGCCCTTCGTTCATGGTCGACGAGCTCTGCTACCACTACACGGGCTACGACGTGGAGACCAAGCTGATCAACTGCCACTACCCGGTCACGCCGGACAAGTTCGTTCTGCAGTACGGCGCGACGGTGCGCAAGACCCCCGACATTCCCGAGGGCCAGGCGGAGGCGATCACCGCGTCCAACGTCGGATTCATCACCAAGGGCTTCGAACAGGACGTGGCCATCTGGCGCAGCAAGGCCCGCATCAACAATCCGCTGCTGTGCGAGGAGGACGGGCCGATCTACCAGCTGCGCCGCTGGTACGAGCAGTTCTACGTGGACCGCGCCGACGTCACCGCCGACATGACGGACCGCTTCGAGTTCGAGATGGACCCCACCAAGGCCAACGAAGCCTGGCGCGCACAGATCGCGGAGAACCTCGCCAAGCGCGAAGCCGAATCCGCACACTGA
- a CDS encoding MoaD/ThiS family protein, with translation MTPPTADGAETREDTRVRVVLPGHLCVLADVDGELTLPAIAPVTIGSVLDAVEEAYPVLRGAIRDHDAGARRPYVRYFACEQDFSLDPPGTRLPEPVADGREPFLIVGAIAGG, from the coding sequence GTGACTCCACCGACCGCGGACGGCGCCGAAACCCGGGAGGACACCCGGGTGCGGGTGGTGCTGCCCGGGCACCTGTGCGTGCTGGCCGACGTGGACGGTGAACTGACGCTGCCCGCAATCGCACCGGTGACGATCGGGTCGGTGCTGGACGCGGTCGAGGAGGCGTATCCGGTGCTGCGCGGAGCGATCCGCGACCACGACGCCGGCGCGCGCCGCCCCTACGTGCGCTACTTCGCCTGCGAGCAGGACTTCTCCCTAGACCCGCCAGGCACCCGGCTTCCGGAGCCCGTCGCCGACGGGCGCGAGCCGTTCCTCATCGTCGGCGCCATCGCCGGCGGGTGA
- a CDS encoding WD40/YVTN/BNR-like repeat-containing protein produces the protein MSSVRVLVGTRKGAFILSADGARTDWKVDGPLFAGWEIYHVAGSPADPDRLWASQSTGWFGQQVQRSDDGGASWAPVGNEFAYAGAVGDHQWYDGTPRPWEFTRVWHFEPSPTDPEFVWAGVEDAALFSSADGGATWLESPSLRACRGSDWMPGAGGLGLHTIVLDPTDSARMFVAISAAGVFRTDDAGATWTPANHGLNSGHLPDQDAEIGHCVHRIAMHPSRPSTLFMQKHWDVMRTDDAGDNWYEISGDLPSDFGFPVQVHAHEPETVYVVPITSDEFHVPPDGRLRVYRSRMGGTEWEPLTAGLPQQNCYVNVLRDAMAVDSLDSCGVYFGTTGGQVYASRDSGDTWDAVVHDLPAVLSVEVQTLP, from the coding sequence ATGAGCAGCGTCCGAGTACTGGTGGGCACGCGCAAGGGCGCGTTCATCCTCTCCGCCGACGGCGCGCGCACGGACTGGAAAGTCGACGGTCCGCTCTTCGCCGGGTGGGAGATCTACCACGTGGCCGGGTCGCCGGCGGATCCCGACCGGCTGTGGGCCTCGCAGTCCACCGGCTGGTTCGGCCAGCAGGTCCAGCGCTCCGACGACGGCGGTGCGTCCTGGGCCCCGGTGGGCAACGAGTTCGCCTACGCCGGCGCCGTCGGGGATCACCAGTGGTATGACGGCACCCCGCGTCCGTGGGAGTTCACCCGCGTCTGGCACTTCGAGCCTTCGCCCACCGACCCGGAGTTCGTGTGGGCGGGGGTGGAGGACGCGGCGCTGTTCAGCTCCGCCGACGGCGGCGCCACCTGGCTCGAGTCCCCCTCCCTGCGTGCGTGCCGGGGATCGGACTGGATGCCGGGGGCCGGCGGCCTGGGGCTGCACACCATCGTTCTCGACCCCACCGACTCGGCGCGCATGTTCGTGGCGATCTCGGCGGCGGGCGTGTTCCGCACCGACGACGCCGGCGCCACGTGGACTCCGGCGAACCACGGGCTGAACTCCGGCCACCTTCCCGATCAGGACGCCGAGATCGGCCACTGCGTGCACCGGATCGCGATGCACCCGTCCCGCCCGTCCACGCTGTTCATGCAGAAGCACTGGGACGTCATGCGCACCGACGACGCCGGCGACAACTGGTACGAGATCAGCGGCGATCTGCCGTCGGACTTCGGCTTCCCCGTCCAGGTGCACGCGCACGAGCCGGAGACGGTGTACGTCGTGCCGATCACCAGCGACGAGTTCCACGTGCCGCCCGACGGCCGGTTGCGCGTGTACCGCTCACGCATGGGCGGCACCGAGTGGGAACCGCTCACCGCGGGTTTGCCGCAACAGAACTGCTACGTCAACGTGCTGCGGGACGCGATGGCGGTCGATTCACTCGACTCCTGCGGCGTCTACTTCGGCACCACCGGCGGCCAGGTGTACGCCTCGCGCGATTCCGGCGACACGTGGGATGCGGTGGTCCACGACCTGCCCGCGGTGCTGTCCGTGGAGGTGCAGACGCTGCCGTGA